The genomic region TGCTAAATTGGTGTTTGGTTATGTACCGATATGTCCTCCGCTTTTTGCATGGAATTCGATTATTAGGGTTTATGCAAAGAGCTCGGTTCCGATTGAATCTGTCAGATTCTTCTCTGAGCTGCACAGAGTTGGGCTTAAAGGTGACAACTTTACTTACCCTTTTGTTGTGAAGGCCTGCGGTCGATGTGGGATGGTTGGAGGTGGTGGGATGCTGCAGTGTTTGATTATGAAATCTGGTTTCGATTCGGATCGGTATATAGGGAATGAGGTTTTCAGAATGTATGCTGATTGCGGTGAGGTTGGGATTGCGCGGAAGGTGTTTGAGGAAATGCCTGTGAGAGATGTGGTTTCTTGGAGTTCTTTGATTGCCGGATACGTTGCTTGGTATGGATATCTAAACCTTTGTTTGTTCTTTGCATTGCATACGAGTTTAGGTATCTGGTCACTGCTGTCAAACTTTGCTTTAGACTCTTTTGGTAGAGTAGTCATCTAACAGAACTCAAGCTAAAGTTTAGTACATTGTCATGAATGTTGTTGTTTTTTTTGTTTGCAGCAACTACCCATTGGAAGCCTTGAGGGTATTTCGAGAGATGAAGCTAGCTAATGAAAACCCAAACTCGGTCACTTTGGTAAGCTTGCTTACTGCGTGTACCCGTCTACACGATATTAGCATAGGGAAGTCGATTCATTGCTACATTATCGTCCATCCCATAGAGATAGATGTTGCTTTGGGAACTGCTCTGGTCGAGATGTATTCTAAGTGTGGGCATGTTGAGAAAGCCTTCCATATGTTCAACTCAATGAGTGAAAAGAATTTGCAGTCTTGGACTATTATGATTTGTGGTCTTGCCGATCATGGTCGTGGAAACGATTCTATCTTGTTGTTTAACCACATGGAACAAGCTGGACTGGTACCCGACAGCATGGCATTTTCTGCTATCTTGTCAGCCTGTAGCCACTTAGGCCTCCTAAGTGAGGGTCGACAATTTTTCAATCAGATGGTGAGAACATATAATATTGAACCAACAATGGAACATTATGGATGCTTAGTAGATTTGCTTGGAAGAGCTGGTCTGGTTGAAGAAGCTTATGAAATTATCAAAAACATGCCAATGGAGCCTAATTCAGTTATACTACGGAGTTTCTTGGGTGCCTGTAGGAACCACAACATAGTTTTTACTTTAGATGATAACTTCAGGAAAGTCCTTACATCAGAGTCTCACCTTGGAGCAAACTATGTACTTGCAGCTAATGTATCTTCTGTCTCTGGTTGTTGGGGTGATGCTGCTGATATGCGAGTATCCATGAAACAGAAGGGTGTGATAAAGGTTCCTGGATGCAGTTGGGTGGACTCTGGAGGTGGGTGGTAGTTCGTCTTGAGATATTTTTGAAGAGACTGTAAGGTAGTTTCAATTTATATACAAGGGATGAGTAAGAGAGCCAAGATTGACAAACAAGCATACGAGAAATCTGGTGTTCAGAAGGTAACAAATCGTGGATTTGAGAAAGCATATAATTTTGGCATCGAAGATCAAAAGTTCAATCAGTAAGCAGTAAGGATTTGGTGTTGTTTCATTGCTTTTCCGAACAATGTACGGAAAGAGCCCGGAATATGAGAGCTGCAAGGTTGACATCTAAAGATGCCATGTAAACTTCAAAGGAGTACCTTTGTCCAATATCCTGATTTAACATATGATTAAGGAGCAGGCCCTGAGGAGTGTAAGAAATGAGATTCGGAAATCCAGAAATTTGTTTCCTGTCATCCAAATAACCATAAATTTTTCTTCTAATTGATTATTCCTCCAGAGTCTAAACTCTCAATTACCGGGAAAGCTAGGTAGAAGTAATGGAAGGTCACACTAATCCTATTGCACAAAATTACTGATTCTTCATCAACAAGTTGCCTGTATGTCTCCTGTACAGCATCATGGACAAGTATGATTGTCGTGCCTCACTCATAGTGATATTTATTATTCCAGATGACTTGAGTTGAATACTGACTTTCTTTTCTTTTTGTTTAAGTCCAATAGCTCTCTGGAACTCGTTCCTGGAATTGTTGGCTATTTTGAACTATGATACCCTGACAGCTCCAAGCTTCTGCAACATTTGCTGGTAATTTTTCCTTTGGCTTCTAGTGATTCCAATTCAATGGGATTTT from Fragaria vesca subsp. vesca linkage group LG3, FraVesHawaii_1.0, whole genome shotgun sequence harbors:
- the LOC101307682 gene encoding pentatricopeptide repeat-containing protein At4g21065-like, which produces MVGGGGMLQCLIMKSGFDSDRYIGNEVFRMYADCGEVGIARKVFEEMPVRDVVSWSSLIAGYVACNYPLEALRVFREMKLANENPNSVTLVSLLTACTRLHDISIGKSIHCYIIVHPIEIDVALGTALVEMYSKCGHVEKAFHMFNSMSEKNLQSWTIMICGLADHGRGNDSILLFNHMEQAGLVPDSMAFSAILSACSHLGLLSEGRQFFNQMVRTYNIEPTMEHYGCLVDLLGRAGLVEEAYEIIKNMPMEPNSVILRSFLGACRNHNIVFTLDDNFRKVLTSESHLGANYVLAANVSSVSGCWGDAADMRVSMKQKGVIKVPGCSWVDSGGGW